One Bradyrhizobium zhanjiangense DNA segment encodes these proteins:
- a CDS encoding amidohydrolase family protein, with the protein MMYTPTIPPPDPNTRTPKFKLPKLSCDAHCHIFGPGAKYPYAPDRSYTPPDAPLEDFKALHAKLGVERAVIVNASVHGTDNTVALDAIAQSNGAYRAVANIDDTITERGLRDLHDGGFRGCRFNFVRHLGGVPDKGVFDRVIAMVAPLGWHIDLHFDAIDLPDYADMLAKLPLSYTIDHMGRVKASDGLDQLPFRILIELMQRDEKCWVKICGSERVSSGGPPFTDAVPFARKIVETAPDRVIWGTDWPHPNVKVMPNDGDLVDLIPLFAPEPEFQQKILVDNPARLFGFDQ; encoded by the coding sequence ATGATGTACACGCCGACCATTCCGCCGCCCGATCCGAACACGCGCACGCCGAAATTCAAGCTGCCGAAGCTTTCGTGTGACGCGCATTGCCACATCTTCGGTCCCGGCGCGAAATATCCGTACGCGCCGGACCGCTCCTACACGCCGCCCGATGCGCCGCTCGAGGATTTCAAGGCGTTGCATGCCAAGCTCGGGGTGGAGCGTGCCGTCATCGTGAATGCCAGCGTGCACGGCACGGACAACACGGTGGCGCTTGATGCTATCGCGCAGAGCAACGGCGCCTACCGCGCCGTGGCCAATATCGACGACACCATCACCGAGCGGGGCCTGCGCGATCTGCATGACGGCGGCTTCCGCGGCTGCCGCTTCAATTTCGTCCGCCATCTCGGCGGCGTCCCTGATAAGGGCGTGTTCGATCGTGTCATCGCCATGGTCGCGCCGCTCGGCTGGCATATCGATCTGCATTTCGACGCGATCGACCTGCCTGACTATGCCGACATGCTGGCAAAGCTGCCGCTGAGCTACACTATCGACCACATGGGACGGGTGAAGGCCTCCGATGGGCTCGACCAGCTTCCGTTCAGGATCTTGATCGAGCTGATGCAGCGCGACGAGAAATGCTGGGTCAAGATCTGCGGCTCGGAGCGGGTGTCCTCGGGCGGTCCGCCCTTCACTGACGCGGTGCCGTTCGCGCGTAAGATCGTCGAGACCGCGCCCGACCGCGTCATCTGGGGCACGGACTGGCCGCATCCCAATGTCAAGGTGATGCCGAATGACGGTGACCTCGTCGATCTGATCCCGCTGTTCGCAC
- a CDS encoding TetR/AcrR family transcriptional regulator, whose translation MVRKPTSKETVRKPNMREAILAAAEDLFATNGFNAVSVRDIAQAAGANPGSVTYHFKTKDGLLLEIYRRHCGPMNLRRSELLAAAKRVRDLQDRLEAIVRAYVVPAFTSGSDLAGGGARFTRLRAVMSAEGNEVARKIIAQTFDDTSHAFIDAIHESLPHIPRTDIVWRSHFLLGALYYSLVTPERVSRLSRGEADGSDAAIAIEQLVQATVAAFQAPALDQAAPARRRPVVSSKT comes from the coding sequence ATGGTACGCAAGCCCACCAGCAAGGAAACGGTCCGCAAGCCGAACATGCGCGAGGCGATCCTCGCCGCGGCCGAGGATCTGTTCGCCACCAACGGCTTCAATGCCGTCTCCGTACGCGACATCGCGCAGGCTGCTGGGGCCAATCCCGGCAGCGTGACCTATCATTTCAAGACCAAGGACGGCCTGCTGCTGGAGATCTACCGGCGCCATTGCGGGCCGATGAATTTGCGCCGATCGGAGCTGCTCGCGGCCGCCAAGCGCGTGCGCGATCTCCAGGACCGGCTGGAGGCGATCGTGCGCGCTTATGTGGTGCCGGCCTTCACCTCGGGCAGCGATCTCGCCGGCGGCGGGGCGCGCTTCACGCGGTTGCGCGCCGTGATGTCGGCGGAAGGCAACGAGGTCGCGCGCAAGATCATCGCGCAGACCTTTGACGACACCAGCCACGCCTTCATCGACGCGATCCACGAGAGCCTGCCGCATATCCCGCGCACCGACATCGTCTGGCGCAGCCACTTCCTGCTCGGTGCACTCTATTATTCATTGGTGACGCCCGAGCGCGTCTCGCGCCTATCGCGTGGCGAAGCCGATGGCAGCGATGCCGCCATTGCCATCGAGCAACTGGTGCAGGCCACCGTTGCCGCGTTCCAGGCACCCGCGCTGGATCAAGCCGCGCCGGCGCGGCGGCGGCCGGTCGTCAGCAGCAAGACTTGA
- a CDS encoding mechanosensitive ion channel family protein: MSWQALMADIDEMFGWIPSWFVGLNLVAGAILLALSLYRFAAWLLKRAFGTRLPLLSVFIDRTAGPAQLALCLAAVALVLPLAPLDDMIRTPLMRVFVVTVIALIGWISIRIVDMSAARYLQNFRDVTENFIARKHVTQVRVFKRVTDTIIVIISVSTALMTFDSVKQYGVSLFASAGAAGIIVGLAARPLLSNLIAGLQIAITQPIRIEDAVIIENEWGWVEDIAATYVVIRLWDWRRMVVPLSYFIEKPFQNWTRDTASLIGVIALHVDYRADVARIRRWLEEAVKQSKLWDGAVVNLQVVDADSRTIELRALVSARNAPQSWDLRCEIREKLVAFIRDEMPEALPRERAILIPSGGDDGDLLQRVAPPEKVRASARN, from the coding sequence ATGAGCTGGCAGGCCCTCATGGCCGACATCGACGAGATGTTCGGCTGGATACCGTCTTGGTTTGTCGGCCTCAACCTGGTTGCCGGCGCGATCCTGCTTGCCCTTTCCCTCTATCGGTTCGCGGCCTGGCTGCTCAAGCGCGCCTTCGGAACTCGCCTGCCGCTTCTGAGCGTGTTCATCGACCGGACCGCCGGTCCGGCCCAACTCGCCCTTTGCCTGGCCGCCGTCGCGCTGGTGCTGCCGCTTGCGCCACTCGACGATATGATCCGAACGCCGTTGATGCGGGTGTTCGTCGTGACCGTCATCGCGCTGATCGGCTGGATCTCGATCCGGATCGTCGACATGAGTGCGGCGCGCTATCTCCAGAACTTTCGCGACGTCACCGAGAACTTCATCGCGCGCAAGCACGTCACGCAGGTCCGCGTGTTCAAGCGCGTCACCGACACCATCATCGTCATCATCTCGGTGTCCACCGCGTTGATGACGTTCGATTCGGTGAAGCAATATGGCGTCAGCCTGTTCGCCTCCGCCGGCGCCGCCGGTATCATCGTCGGACTTGCCGCGCGGCCGCTGCTGAGCAATCTGATCGCGGGCTTGCAGATCGCCATCACCCAGCCGATCCGCATCGAGGATGCCGTGATCATCGAGAACGAGTGGGGATGGGTCGAGGACATCGCCGCGACCTATGTCGTGATCCGGCTATGGGACTGGCGCCGCATGGTGGTGCCGCTGTCCTATTTCATCGAAAAGCCGTTCCAGAACTGGACCCGTGACACCGCTTCCCTGATCGGCGTCATCGCGCTCCACGTCGATTACCGTGCCGATGTAGCGCGCATCCGACGCTGGCTGGAGGAGGCGGTGAAGCAGTCCAAGCTCTGGGATGGCGCCGTGGTCAATCTCCAGGTGGTCGACGCGGATTCGCGCACCATCGAGCTTCGCGCGCTGGTCAGCGCGCGCAATGCGCCGCAATCCTGGGACCTGCGCTGCGAGATCAGGGAAAAGCTTGTGGCGTTCATCCGCGACGAGATGCCGGAGGCACTGCCGCGCGAGCGTGCGATCTTGATTCCGTCGGGCGGCGATGACGGCGATCTTCTCCAACGCGTGGCACCACCGGAGAAGGTGAGGGCGAGCGCGCGCAATTGA
- a CDS encoding DUF763 domain-containing protein: protein MTRRTGSADLPLHTGRVPPWLASRMASLGAIVTEAIVHHYGRDAFLQRLSHPFWFQSFGAVMGMDWHSSGITTSVIGALKRGLGPLQDELGIYVCGGRGQHSRKTPDELLQLGERVGFDGVKLTRASRLVAKVDSAAVQDGFDLYLHGFFVTADGKWTVVQQGMNGDKRQARRYHWHSEALKSFVDTPHSAIDGPQQGEIVNLTDHRADVSRTAQLELLSSLGPDRIVSEFERLTGLEPAQAMLPHLIMPAHHDVRPKDVFARRLHGTLAAAAERGPVDFPELLLTPGVGARTVRSLAMVAEVVHGAPYRFKDPARFSLAHGGKDRHPYPVPIKVYDETIRVLKGAIQNAKLGREEEMQAIKRLDDQARRLERTARGPSVEAYIAGERAASPDLDGRSVFGWERDLAPTKKRTG from the coding sequence ATGACTCGACGTACCGGCAGCGCCGATCTTCCTCTCCACACCGGGCGGGTTCCGCCGTGGCTTGCAAGCCGCATGGCTTCCCTCGGCGCGATCGTCACTGAGGCGATCGTTCATCACTACGGCCGTGATGCGTTTCTTCAGCGGCTGTCACATCCGTTCTGGTTTCAATCATTTGGCGCCGTGATGGGGATGGACTGGCACTCCTCGGGCATCACGACCTCCGTGATCGGCGCGCTGAAGCGTGGACTCGGACCGCTCCAGGACGAGCTCGGCATCTATGTCTGTGGCGGCCGCGGCCAGCATTCGCGCAAGACGCCGGACGAGCTGTTGCAGCTCGGCGAGCGCGTCGGCTTCGACGGCGTCAAGCTGACGCGTGCCAGCCGCCTGGTGGCGAAAGTCGACAGCGCGGCGGTGCAAGACGGCTTCGACCTCTATCTCCATGGATTCTTCGTCACCGCCGATGGCAAATGGACGGTGGTGCAGCAGGGCATGAACGGCGACAAGCGGCAGGCCCGCCGCTATCACTGGCATTCCGAGGCGCTGAAGAGTTTTGTCGATACGCCGCACAGTGCGATCGACGGTCCGCAGCAAGGCGAGATCGTCAATCTCACCGACCATCGCGCCGATGTCTCGCGCACCGCGCAGCTCGAGCTGTTGAGCAGCCTCGGCCCGGATCGCATCGTCTCCGAGTTCGAACGGCTCACCGGCCTTGAGCCGGCGCAAGCCATGCTGCCGCACCTGATCATGCCCGCGCATCACGACGTCCGCCCGAAGGACGTGTTCGCACGCCGCCTGCACGGCACCCTCGCTGCCGCGGCCGAGCGCGGCCCGGTCGATTTCCCGGAGCTGTTGCTGACGCCCGGCGTCGGTGCGCGCACAGTGCGCTCACTTGCGATGGTCGCCGAGGTCGTGCACGGCGCGCCCTATCGTTTCAAAGATCCCGCGCGCTTTTCGCTCGCCCATGGCGGCAAGGACCGGCATCCCTACCCCGTTCCGATCAAAGTCTATGACGAGACCATCCGCGTGTTGAAGGGCGCGATCCAGAACGCCAAGCTCGGACGCGAAGAAGAGATGCAGGCAATCAAGCGCCTCGACGACCAGGCGCGGCGGCTGGAGCGGACTGCACGAGGACCCTCGGTCGAAGCCTACATCGCCGGCGAGCGCGCCGCTTCGCCCGATCTCGACGGCCGCTCGGTGTTCGGCTGGGAGCGCGATCTCGCGCCGACAAAAAAGCGGACCGGCTGA
- a CDS encoding cytochrome P450 → MTARLDFTSEAFFRDPPKAIATLRMSGPVVATRFPLIGEVWITTTHDATAQVLKDGTTFTLRKEDGDVAGLRWWMPRYVRTIANNMLTMDEPDHTRLRSIVDEAFRRRAIVAMEPRIRAIADDLADELFANGSPADLVQRYARILPLAVISELLGLPPADRPQFIAWANAMSSLTNAVSFFRLLFAFRKMRAYLERQLQIARVQGGEDLIAELVQVEREGGQITPDEMVSMVFLLLAAGSETTTHLISGSAYELLRNSGLRDWLEEDWSRVGLAVEEFLRFVSPVQFSKPRYVRRDVEVEGVRLKKGDRVMVMLAAANMDPTVHDRPEKLDLERKPNRHLSFGTGIHFCLGHQLARIEAACALEALFVRWPKLGLAVDPAEIRWRRRPGLRAIAKLPVSTEGRGTPAARAETMIDRSLTAAG, encoded by the coding sequence ATGACAGCGCGCCTCGATTTCACCAGCGAGGCCTTTTTTCGCGATCCGCCCAAGGCGATCGCGACGCTGCGCATGTCCGGCCCCGTAGTCGCGACGCGATTTCCTCTCATCGGCGAGGTCTGGATCACCACGACCCATGACGCCACCGCGCAGGTCCTGAAGGACGGCACCACCTTCACGCTGCGCAAGGAGGATGGCGACGTCGCCGGTCTGCGCTGGTGGATGCCGAGATACGTTAGGACCATCGCCAACAACATGCTGACGATGGACGAGCCGGATCACACCAGGCTGCGCAGCATCGTGGACGAGGCTTTTCGTCGGCGCGCCATCGTCGCGATGGAGCCGCGCATCCGCGCCATCGCCGACGATCTCGCCGACGAACTCTTTGCGAACGGAAGTCCGGCCGATCTCGTCCAGCGCTACGCGCGTATCCTGCCGCTCGCGGTGATCTCCGAGCTCCTGGGCCTGCCTCCGGCGGACCGTCCGCAATTCATCGCCTGGGCCAACGCGATGTCCTCGCTGACCAATGCCGTCAGCTTCTTCCGCCTGCTGTTCGCGTTCCGCAAGATGCGCGCTTACCTCGAACGGCAGTTGCAGATCGCGCGTGTACAGGGCGGCGAAGACCTGATCGCGGAGCTGGTCCAGGTCGAGCGCGAGGGTGGCCAGATCACGCCGGACGAAATGGTCTCGATGGTTTTTCTGCTGCTCGCGGCCGGCTCGGAGACCACCACGCATCTCATCAGCGGTTCGGCTTACGAACTGCTCAGGAACTCCGGACTGCGCGATTGGCTCGAAGAGGACTGGAGCCGCGTCGGCCTTGCCGTCGAGGAATTCCTGCGCTTCGTCTCGCCAGTGCAATTCTCCAAGCCGCGCTATGTGCGGCGGGATGTCGAGGTCGAAGGCGTGCGCCTGAAGAAGGGCGATCGCGTCATGGTGATGCTCGCCGCGGCGAACATGGATCCCACGGTGCACGATCGTCCCGAGAAGCTCGATCTCGAACGCAAGCCTAACCGCCACCTCTCGTTCGGAACAGGAATCCATTTCTGCCTTGGCCACCAGCTCGCGCGCATCGAGGCGGCGTGCGCGTTGGAAGCGCTGTTCGTGCGATGGCCGAAGCTTGGCTTGGCCGTCGATCCCGCCGAGATCCGCTGGCGCAGGCGGCCGGGTTTGCGCGCGATTGCGAAGCTTCCCGTCTCGACCGAGGGTCGCGGAACACCGGCGGCGCGCGCGGAAACGATGATTGATCGTTCCCTCACCGCGGCGGGCTGA
- a CDS encoding ferredoxin--NADP reductase produces the protein MSNFNQESVLSVHHWTDTLFSFKTTRSPTFRFRNGEFTMIGLKVGEKPLLRAYSVASANYEDTLEFFSIKVPDGPLTSRLQHLKEGDEIIVSRKATGTLVIDNLEEGRNLYLIGTGTGLAPFLSVIKDPETYERFEKVVLLHGCRRVRELAYGEMITETLPKDELIGEYIRNQLIYYPTVTRDPFRNRGRITDLITSGKLFTDIGLPALEAAHDRVMICGSPALVADTRVLLGERGFIEGNHGEPAQFVVEKAFAER, from the coding sequence ATGAGCAATTTCAATCAGGAAAGCGTTTTGAGCGTCCACCACTGGACCGACACGCTATTCTCCTTCAAGACCACCCGCAGCCCGACCTTCCGCTTCCGTAACGGCGAATTCACCATGATCGGGCTCAAGGTGGGCGAGAAGCCGCTGCTGCGGGCCTATAGCGTCGCCAGCGCCAATTACGAGGACACGCTGGAGTTCTTCTCGATCAAGGTGCCGGATGGTCCGCTGACCTCACGGCTTCAGCACCTGAAGGAAGGCGACGAGATCATCGTCAGCCGCAAGGCCACCGGCACGCTGGTGATCGACAATCTGGAAGAGGGCCGCAACCTCTACCTCATCGGCACCGGCACGGGGCTCGCGCCGTTCCTGAGCGTGATCAAGGACCCCGAGACCTACGAGCGCTTCGAGAAGGTGGTGCTGCTACACGGCTGCCGGCGCGTCAGGGAGCTCGCCTATGGCGAGATGATCACCGAGACGCTGCCCAAGGACGAGCTGATCGGCGAGTACATCCGCAATCAACTGATCTACTACCCGACCGTGACGCGCGATCCCTTCCGCAATCGCGGCCGCATTACCGACCTCATCACGTCAGGTAAGCTGTTCACCGACATCGGCCTGCCGGCCCTGGAAGCCGCCCACGACCGCGTCATGATCTGCGGCAGTCCGGCCCTGGTCGCAGACACGCGCGTGCTGCTGGGCGAACGCGGCTTCATCGAGGGCAATCACGGCGAGCCGGCCCAGTTCGTGGTCGAAAAGGCCTTTGCCGAACGCTGA
- a CDS encoding amidohydrolase family protein — MAHDAPQASGPSKLVIRNIGLILSGALEKPILDGDTIVAENGKITAIGRFKDVDTEGATTIVDAHGTTVAPGLIDSHVHPVAGDWTPRQNQINWIDSYLHGGVTTMISAGEVHMPGRPRDVVGLKAMAVYAQRAFWTLRPGGVKVHAGAPVIECEMVEEDFKEMAANGVKLLGEVGLGGVKDGPTARKMVGWARKYGIQSTIHTGGPSIPGSGLIDKDVVLEADTDVVGHINGGHTALPDDQIRCICEGCKRGLELVHNGNERSALFTLRTAREMGDLHRVILGTDAPAGSGVQPLGILRMVSMLSSLGELPAEIAFCLATGNTARMRELDCGLIEVGRSADFVIMDKAQHSPGKSILESVQLGDLPGIGMTIIDGIVRTQRSRNTPPAGKVPEVVAK, encoded by the coding sequence ATGGCGCATGACGCCCCCCAGGCCAGCGGACCCTCGAAGCTCGTGATCCGGAATATCGGCCTGATCCTGTCCGGCGCCCTGGAAAAGCCGATCCTGGACGGCGACACCATCGTTGCCGAGAACGGCAAGATCACCGCGATCGGCCGCTTCAAGGACGTCGACACCGAAGGCGCGACCACCATCGTCGACGCCCACGGCACCACGGTCGCGCCGGGCCTGATCGACAGCCACGTGCATCCCGTTGCCGGCGACTGGACGCCGCGGCAGAACCAGATCAACTGGATCGACAGCTACCTCCACGGCGGCGTCACCACCATGATCTCCGCCGGCGAAGTGCACATGCCCGGCCGCCCCCGCGACGTCGTCGGTCTCAAGGCCATGGCCGTATACGCCCAGCGCGCGTTCTGGACCTTGCGCCCCGGCGGCGTGAAGGTTCACGCCGGCGCGCCGGTGATCGAATGCGAGATGGTCGAGGAGGATTTCAAGGAGATGGCCGCCAACGGCGTCAAGCTGCTCGGCGAGGTCGGGCTCGGTGGCGTCAAGGATGGTCCGACCGCGCGGAAGATGGTCGGCTGGGCGCGTAAATACGGCATCCAGAGTACGATCCATACCGGCGGCCCGTCGATCCCCGGCTCAGGCCTGATCGACAAGGACGTGGTGCTGGAGGCCGATACCGACGTGGTCGGCCACATCAATGGCGGCCACACGGCGCTTCCCGACGACCAGATCCGCTGCATCTGCGAGGGCTGCAAGCGCGGCCTCGAGCTCGTGCACAACGGCAACGAGCGCTCGGCCCTGTTCACGCTGCGCACCGCGCGCGAGATGGGCGATCTGCACCGCGTCATCCTCGGTACCGACGCGCCGGCCGGCTCCGGCGTGCAGCCGCTCGGCATCCTGCGCATGGTCTCGATGCTGTCCTCGCTCGGCGAGCTGCCGGCCGAGATCGCCTTCTGCCTTGCCACCGGCAACACCGCCCGGATGCGCGAGCTCGATTGCGGCCTGATCGAAGTCGGCCGCTCCGCCGACTTCGTCATCATGGACAAGGCGCAACACTCGCCCGGCAAGAGCATTTTGGAGAGCGTTCAGCTCGGCGATCTCCCCGGCATCGGGATGACCATCATCGACGGCATCGTCCGGACCCAGCGCAGCCGCAACACGCCGCCGGCGGGCAAGGTACCGGAGGTGGTGGCGAAGTAG
- a CDS encoding MarR family winged helix-turn-helix transcriptional regulator: MARSVAAKKNAKPAKPPYVLDEQVGFILRQVWQRHSSIFSRDIGTNLTPTQWAALSKLAETGPCSQNQLGRLTAMDVATIKGVIDRLTARGLTETSQDPEDGRRLLVTLTRAGQQLAEKLAPNALAITRETLAPLDAKERETLMALLNKLR, encoded by the coding sequence ATGGCGAGAAGCGTCGCGGCAAAGAAGAACGCCAAACCAGCAAAACCGCCTTACGTGCTCGACGAGCAGGTCGGCTTCATCCTGCGCCAGGTCTGGCAGCGCCACAGCTCGATCTTCTCCCGCGACATCGGCACCAATTTGACGCCGACCCAATGGGCGGCGCTGTCGAAGCTCGCCGAGACCGGGCCGTGCTCGCAGAACCAGCTCGGACGTCTCACGGCGATGGACGTTGCGACCATCAAGGGCGTGATCGACCGCCTGACGGCGCGCGGCCTGACGGAAACGAGCCAGGATCCCGAGGACGGGCGGCGCTTGCTGGTCACCCTGACCCGCGCCGGTCAGCAGCTCGCGGAGAAGCTGGCGCCGAACGCGCTGGCGATCACCCGCGAGACCCTGGCGCCGCTCGACGCGAAGGAGCGCGAAACGCTGATGGCGCTGCTCAATAAGCTCCGGTGA
- a CDS encoding ABC transporter ATP-binding protein, producing the protein MKLTVEALNSHYGPAHILFDIGFEVGAGEVVALLGRNGAGKSTTFRSIVGLVAQRTGRIMFEGKDVSVRPTHEIVREGLGYVPEERRIFTDLTVEENLEVGRQPKRPNAPHWTREKLFTLFPNLGEMKNRPGGRMSGGEQQMLTIARTLMGNPSLVLLDEPSEGLSPKIVEQMVDAILTMKKEGVSIVVSEQNLHFARLISDRAYIIERGRICFGGTMAELDARPDIRDAHLSL; encoded by the coding sequence ATGAAGCTGACGGTCGAAGCGCTCAACAGCCATTATGGTCCGGCGCATATCCTGTTCGACATCGGCTTCGAGGTCGGCGCGGGCGAGGTCGTCGCGCTGCTCGGGCGCAACGGCGCCGGCAAGTCGACGACCTTTCGCTCCATCGTTGGCCTCGTCGCGCAGCGAACCGGCCGCATCATGTTCGAGGGCAAGGACGTCTCGGTGCGTCCGACGCATGAGATCGTGCGCGAGGGCCTCGGCTATGTGCCGGAGGAGCGGCGCATCTTCACGGACCTGACCGTTGAGGAAAATCTCGAGGTCGGCCGCCAGCCCAAGCGTCCGAACGCTCCGCACTGGACGCGCGAAAAACTGTTCACGCTATTTCCAAACCTGGGTGAGATGAAAAACCGTCCGGGCGGGCGCATGAGCGGCGGCGAGCAGCAGATGCTCACCATCGCGCGCACGCTGATGGGCAATCCGTCGCTGGTCCTGTTGGACGAGCCTTCGGAGGGCCTGTCGCCGAAGATCGTGGAACAGATGGTCGATGCCATCCTGACCATGAAGAAGGAAGGCGTCAGCATCGTCGTCTCCGAGCAGAATCTGCATTTCGCGCGGCTGATTTCCGATCGCGCCTACATCATCGAGCGCGGCCGCATCTGCTTCGGCGGCACCATGGCCGAGCTCGACGCACGTCCGGATATCCGTGACGCGCATCTGTCGTTGTGA
- a CDS encoding ABC transporter ATP-binding protein yields MSVAPPLLAVEGLTKSYGGIHAVRGVSFSLRAGEILALIGPNGAGKSTCFDMLNGQNKPDSGHVRLLGEEITGRKPRDVWRLGVGRTFQITATFATMTVRENVQVALISHGKQLFNLFGSAPKFDRGEAGRLLELVGMSGYADRPCGELAYGDLKRLELAVALANQPKLLLMDEPTAGMAPRERVDLMRLTAQIAREKSIGVLFTEHDMDVVFEHADRIIVLNRGTLIAEGSPAEVRGNPQVQAVYLGEGLVYDARHREGAST; encoded by the coding sequence ATGAGCGTCGCACCTCCACTTCTCGCGGTCGAAGGCCTGACCAAATCCTATGGCGGCATCCATGCCGTGCGCGGCGTCTCGTTCTCGCTGCGCGCCGGCGAGATCCTGGCGTTGATCGGGCCGAACGGCGCCGGCAAGAGCACTTGCTTCGACATGCTCAACGGCCAGAACAAGCCGGATTCCGGCCATGTCCGTCTGCTCGGCGAAGAGATCACCGGCAGGAAGCCGCGCGATGTCTGGCGCCTCGGCGTCGGGCGCACGTTTCAGATCACTGCGACCTTCGCTACCATGACTGTGCGCGAGAACGTGCAAGTCGCGCTGATCTCGCACGGGAAGCAGCTGTTCAATCTGTTCGGTTCGGCGCCGAAGTTCGACCGCGGCGAGGCCGGCCGTCTGCTCGAGCTGGTCGGCATGAGCGGCTACGCGGATCGGCCCTGCGGCGAGCTCGCCTATGGCGACCTCAAGCGGCTCGAGCTTGCCGTCGCGCTCGCCAACCAGCCAAAGCTGCTCTTGATGGACGAGCCGACCGCGGGCATGGCACCGCGCGAGCGTGTCGACCTGATGCGGCTGACCGCGCAGATCGCGCGGGAGAAATCGATCGGCGTGCTCTTCACCGAGCACGACATGGACGTCGTGTTCGAACATGCCGACCGCATCATCGTGCTCAACCGCGGCACGCTGATCGCCGAGGGTTCGCCGGCCGAGGTGCGCGGCAATCCGCAGGTGCAGGCGGTCTATCTCGGCGAGGGCCTCGTCTACGATGCCCGCCATCGCGAGGGAGCCTCGACATGA